Within the Maridesulfovibrio zosterae DSM 11974 genome, the region GTAAAACATTTTCAACCTGCGCAATTCGCGGATCTTCTTTGACATGCAGAATTTTTGAGGCAGCAGCAAGTATGGTTGCTGCTGTAAAACCAAGGCCGATGAGTACTAGTAGAGATGATAAAATCATAATTTAACCTGCTGATTTTTTTAAATCATTCCCTTGAAAACAAAAAAAGTAAGTGACATCAAGCCTGCCATGATGAGAGCTATCGGGGTTCCTTTCATCGCATTAGGTGTTCTTGAAACTTCTATGCGCTCGCGTATAGCGGAAAGTACAACAAGAGCGAGCATGAAACCGAGTCCGGAGGCAAAAGAAAAGGCAACCGTTTTAACAAAAGTAAATTCTTCACGCTGGCAGATAATAGCAATCCCCATAACTGCACAGTTGGTAGTGATGAGCGGCAGGAAAATCCCCAGAGCTTTATAAAGAGGAGGGACTACTTTCTTAAGAAACATTTCCACGAATTGTACCAATGCAGCAATAACCAGAATAAAAGTGAGTGTTTGAAGGTATTCAAGTCCCAGAGGTGCAAGCAGATATTCTTGAACAGCCCAAGTTATTGAAGCGGCCATTGTAGCTACAAATACGACAGCTCCTCCCATTCCAAGAGCCACTGATATTTTTTTGGAAGTTCCGATGAAAGGACAGTTTCCAAGATATTGAGCAAGAACGATGTTGTTTACGAATATTGCAGAGATGAAAAGGAGAAAATATTCTTTCATTTGAATTATTCCTTATAATCTAGCGGCTGCATATTCCGCATGCTTTGCATTCATGGGTGGGATTTTCAAGTACTTCAAGTCCTTTTTTCTTGCGTTGCCAGCTGGTATAGGCATTCATGCCTGAAAGCAGAATTCCAAGACATACAAATGCCCCCGGTGCTTCAACCATAAAGCTGAACGGTTTGAAGCTCACAGGCATAATTTGTGAACCGAAAAGGGTTCCATATCCAAATAGTTCCCTGAGTCCTCCCAGAAGTGTCAGGGAGAAAGTAAAACCTATGCCCATCCCAAGGCCGTCAGCAGCAGAGAGAAGAATTGTATTTTTAGATGCAAATGCTTCAGCGCGTCCTAAAATAATGCAGTTAACAACAATGAGGGGAACAAATATTCCAAGTTGTTGGTATAGTGGGTATGCATAAGCCTGCATGAGAAGCTCAACAGCAACAACAAGTGAAGCTGCAA harbors:
- a CDS encoding electron transport complex protein RnfA, with amino-acid sequence MKEYFLLFISAIFVNNIVLAQYLGNCPFIGTSKKISVALGMGGAVVFVATMAASITWAVQEYLLAPLGLEYLQTLTFILVIAALVQFVEMFLKKVVPPLYKALGIFLPLITTNCAVMGIAIICQREEFTFVKTVAFSFASGLGFMLALVVLSAIRERIEVSRTPNAMKGTPIALIMAGLMSLTFFVFKGMI
- the rsxE gene encoding electron transport complex subunit RsxE, whose protein sequence is MNRLWKEFSKGLWTDLPPFKVVLGLCPVLAVTKTADNGFGMGLAVIFVLTMSNILVSLFRKIIPAKVRIACFIVIAASLVVAVELLMQAYAYPLYQQLGIFVPLIVVNCIILGRAEAFASKNTILLSAADGLGMGIGFTFSLTLLGGLRELFGYGTLFGSQIMPVSFKPFSFMVEAPGAFVCLGILLSGMNAYTSWQRKKKGLEVLENPTHECKACGICSR